The segment aggaaaaccctttatttatagggaaaaccttacttggtccccaagtaggatttcTAACCATATCTTACAAGGACtacacataattagacattcactatagtacaaattgtttataacaaaaaggaaaaaaaacactaCCATTTTAATAGGTCTCTAtaggaatatttcaaaaaataatattgtttctGACTTAAAcagataattcttttttaaaaaaatattgtgaatcaaacatttcaaataaataaatagtaaaactactcaaacataaaacaaaaactaTTATAACTAACAAATTGCTACAGATCTATGGTGACAGACAAGAGGATTGCAACACatttattttcacatttaaaaatgactttatatttatttatatataatagaagtaaaaaaatgaaacatgtcagcaccaatttttttttaaaaataacttaaaattcttttatgtatgtatcttaaaaataaatatcaaaattgtattttgtataaaaatagGCATATGTAAttatagttaattattttaaaataatggatcaacttaaattatttaaatattaaatatttgaataatttaatttaaaaagaaatgaataaataaataaattaatatttatataaatataaaaaattaaaaatttatcttaaGAACGtatgaatttgaaataattttaataaatataattaccaATTTTTAAAGCTGATCCCACTATTTTAAAACAACTAAatgaaattacatatttatgaCATGTAATTATTCATACATAGACATCTTATTAGATCGATTCATGTTTTCCTATTCACACATATGCATGTATACAATTGAGAAATTAACAAGAATATATAACACAAATGGAAGTCAAGACTGGCCATCACAACGGATCCCATTCAACCACAACAGCCTCTCCCTCACCCCAGCGGCTCGCACAGAGATAGAAATTCCATTGATTTTCAAGCTCCCATTTCTCAACACACCCTCAAACCTTGATGTTCTACAACTATTCTTTCACACCAAGATCAGTTTTAGTGTTCTACTAGCTcgaatttgattttgtaaagtCATACAACTTTCTTAACGTCTTGTCTATCCACTCACGTAATCAAACTCATAATTAAATCCCCCATCCATTATCGGATTGACCTAGACCTCACTTGACTCAAACTCCCTCAAGTCTGGCCTAGTGAGAAATTTCTAAATTACTACTTAGATGTTTTTTGGGCCAATTTCTTTATCATTGACTTTTCCATAACAACGGGAACAAGTTGTTACAATAAGAGAATATATCCACTATTTCtaattttgtttcttaattGTTTATACAGATTcagtaaaataattgaataaaacaGTAACACGTGACACCCTTAATTCTACCTACCTAAATTCGCCCCTGCCGctgataattatattaaataagtaaaaatgaatGCAATAAATATTTCACTTCATCAAATCATTTAACCGTGATAAGTTGATATGGTGCAGTGTGATCACTCCTTCTATACAAGGTTTtactcttttcattttctttttttgctaCACAATATAGAAAAGAAATGTTCTTTGTTCACTCCTTCTATACAAGGTTTtactcttttcattttctttttttgctaCACAACATAGAAAATAAATGTTCTCCCAAAAGAAAAGTGGTGATAATCACCCTGTCTATAACAAACAAATTCATCAAAACAACAACTCACACTTTATCTTATTATCATCACATATAGTAATTATAAAACCCTTCATTAAAGCACTTACTAATTATAGAGCGCAACAACAACATTGACTAATTAATTACCCTACAATTCTTTCTAATCTCCCCATTAGATCCAGTAAGAGGGCTAATATTTCCCATCTTAATCATAGAATTAACAAAGTCACTAAAAAATACACTTGAACTATTACTATAAATTTCAACCAATGTTTTAGTTGTCGCTATAGCATCATTACTAGAAAACAATATTTGGTCAGATTCAAGAAGTCCTCTTTGATTGATCAAGTTTTTGAAGTAGTGATTGTCAAATAAGTCAGTTGAATTCCTGTCAAGTGGGGCTGTGTTGTTTCCATCACTTGTGGAAGGGCATAAGTTTTGGAGTTCAGTCACTAGGGCTGTGTCTAGTGTTGTATCTGGTTCACCTGATCCATTGAAGTTTGTTAGTCTGTTGTCAAAGGTTGCACATTTTGCTAGACCAATTGTATGAGCACCTATAAATTCATAAGATCAGTCAGTATACTGCAACAAAAGAGATATTTAATGGCAATAgagcaaattttttttatgtttttcagaTACATACAAATCCAACTGGATACAATATATCTAGAACATATTATTACATTTAATTGTGATTTATGTATGTTGATATACATGTATCTAAACATATCTAAATATTGCATTAAAACCTGATAAAATTTACTCCCTTCGTTTAAAAAAAGATGACCTGGTTTAACTTGgaacgaaatttaagaaaaaaaagaagactttAATATTGTGGTtccaaattaaagttatgtcaaatatatcaaaataccctttaatcttgtgatcttaaacatgccacgtgaaaAGTTGATATTAAagtatagtaaaaaaaaagagtcattctttttaaacaaactaaaggaaataaagatatttttttaaacgaagagagtataacattaaaaattaaagtatatctAAGTAACTTCTAAACTAGTGATATTTGTGTAAgtttaataaatttgaaaagtatATTAATTACCTGATAAGCTGACAACATCAGTAACATTGAGTCCAACATCTTGGAACATGGAAATGATAGTATCTCGAGAGTGAAAAGGAGCTGGAAGTCCACTATTTGCTCCTGATATATTACCAACTAATCCATCCCTTCTTCCCAATCTCACTTTCCATGTTGGTCCTCCactctatatataaataaaaacacaataattttattatttagacttCGACTTAAACTTTggcataaaattttttaaaaaaaatcaaacaagacTTTCTTATTTTGTAAAGGACTTAGAAAGTATCAAAATATCTGATATTAAATATATCaagtgaaaaattgaaaataaatatatatttgtataaaaaagaaagtaattaAGGCATAGAAATTGGAAcgaaatgaataaataaaagggaGCATACTAATAAGACAGCGTCTCTAGCCGCAATAGCAAGTATATCAGCACAAGAAACAACTCCACTGCATGCATCTTCAACAGCTTTCTTAATATTGTCTATCACTTCAAAACCTCTAGCAGAATTTATGTTCCCTGCTGCAAACTTTTCACTTGTGGTGCTATTGCCATCCAATAACAATGATCCATCACAACCCTACAAGTAGATATAGTTAATATTTAGAAGGATGGTCAGAAGAAAATCcattatcataaaattatacggtatatatagaaaattatatattttttatttaaaaagaatgaatgatTTACTTTtgcttatagttttttttttaaaaaaaagaatgacttcttttcttcttgacatcattttaatttcaactttttatgTGTCATCTTTAAAGCTACatgattaaagaatattttgatatatttgacataattataactttattttcttaaacttcgtgtcAATCGAACTATGTTATTCTTTGTTGGAAGGATGGAGTATGAAGTGTGCAGGTCACAAATATCTAAGATTAATGAAATGACTTATAGCCACACgaatatctaaatttattttaaaccataaactttaaaaatccttctttttttctcctAAACATTATGTCAAATCAAGCTT is part of the Solanum lycopersicum chromosome 1, SLM_r2.1 genome and harbors:
- the LOC101260463 gene encoding peroxidase N, giving the protein MRKPCNFTLYYPLFVTFMIMFVVVNSQLTTDFYAKTCPNVLKVVRKEVQNAIKNEMRMAASLLRLHFHDCFVNGCDGSLLLDGNSTTSEKFAAGNINSARGFEVIDNIKKAVEDACSGVVSCADILAIAARDAVLLSGGPTWKVRLGRRDGLVGNISGANSGLPAPFHSRDTIISMFQDVGLNVTDVVSLSGAHTIGLAKCATFDNRLTNFNGSGEPDTTLDTALVTELQNLCPSTSDGNNTAPLDRNSTDLFDNHYFKNLINQRGLLESDQILFSSNDAIATTKTLVEIYSNSSSVFFSDFVNSMIKMGNISPLTGSNGEIRKNCRVIN